The following are encoded together in the Arcticibacterium luteifluviistationis genome:
- a CDS encoding proline dehydrogenase family protein: protein MLSNKEMQEVLLLAEDLQNGSISTVKNDFADRMEPIIKSPSSKHFLIRLMDVAFRSNNNQRVSDYVLGLFNTGNEHKGLFNAFESILVKLYRSIGHYFPSISVPLMLSQIQQVTNSIVFFVGKSKFTAHAAQRKSEGIRLNVNLIGEALIGEKEAAERIQQYKDLLRQSDVDYISIKISTIYSQITSLAYEHSVALLVEKLSSIYDEIYLIHQETGIWKFVNLDMEEYRDLQMTVDTFTRTLSLEKYKNLRAGIVLQAYLPDTFDELVKLQNWATERVKQGGSPVKVRLVKGANMEMEMTEASLEDWEVAPYTQKVHTDANFKKLLLQALSLDKLKALNLGIASHNIFDLAFGLHFVQKNNLYDYVEFEMLEGMANETVRSLASQKAHILLYTPIVKKENYNSAMAYLVRRLDEGTQDGNFLKEGFGLQVDSDKWNEIKRQFLSSVELIETVSTTTKREQNRNTETFIPQESFYNVANTDWTLQVNRDWIEGVRTNWHENLPSLIPVVPKSDSNDTVQLEGWNGMPNWSYQMASENDYHDFLKTETNWHNESVQKRAEILRNVAVEIEKNRGLLISVAIAELGKTTAEVDVEVSEAVDFANYYAESILKLSDEIEITHKEGVNLILSPWNFPVAIPIGGVLASLAAGKRAILKPSSNATATAYLTSKCLFDAGISTDIFAFLPTEERNLDPFLASGNTFDAVILTGSTDTAQFLLNRNPTLNLFAETGGKNSTIVSALADREQAIKNVVQSAFGNAGQKCSATSLLILEDEIFEDEHFKALLKDAAESKFHGNPWNLETQIGPLAVPIPEKILHVLENTADEDWLVKPVRKGDFFLSPGIKWGITTESYEYQNELFGPILSVMKAKNLEEAIALVNGVDYGLTSGLESLDKNEVAIWKSKIKAGNLYVNRPTTGAIVERQPFGGMKASNFGFGMKAGGLNYVLQFLTPAKKEATLAEAENSYKKWATELFEKEIDYAKLRGQYNLNSYMKPEKVLILTDAKTSDHDLELVKTACKVLGLKQETKAPYDLSKNEINHDTVIRSLATENMDELRLLCHEKSVQIYEVTPSPNGRIELLNYLTEQNFSFNFHRYGNLLGEA, encoded by the coding sequence ATGCTCAGTAACAAAGAAATGCAAGAGGTGCTTCTTTTAGCAGAAGACCTTCAAAATGGTTCTATTTCAACGGTGAAAAATGATTTTGCTGACAGAATGGAACCCATCATTAAGTCACCATCATCAAAACATTTTCTTATTCGTTTGATGGATGTAGCCTTTCGATCAAATAATAACCAAAGAGTTTCTGATTATGTATTAGGACTTTTCAACACTGGAAATGAGCATAAAGGCCTTTTTAATGCCTTTGAAAGTATTCTAGTAAAGCTATATCGTAGTATTGGCCATTACTTCCCGTCCATTAGTGTGCCATTAATGCTTTCGCAAATTCAACAAGTAACCAACTCCATTGTTTTCTTTGTGGGCAAAAGTAAATTTACGGCACACGCTGCTCAAAGAAAAAGCGAAGGTATACGTCTTAACGTCAATCTTATTGGCGAAGCTTTGATAGGTGAAAAAGAAGCAGCCGAGAGAATCCAACAGTACAAAGATTTACTACGTCAAAGCGATGTAGACTATATCTCTATAAAAATTTCTACTATTTACTCTCAAATTACGTCATTGGCGTATGAGCATTCTGTTGCCCTTTTGGTAGAAAAACTTTCTTCCATTTATGATGAAATCTATTTGATTCATCAAGAAACTGGTATATGGAAGTTTGTCAATTTAGACATGGAGGAGTATCGCGACCTTCAAATGACCGTTGACACGTTTACAAGAACACTTTCTTTAGAAAAATATAAAAATCTAAGAGCTGGAATTGTATTACAGGCATATCTTCCTGACACATTTGATGAGTTGGTAAAACTTCAAAACTGGGCTACTGAAAGAGTAAAACAAGGTGGTTCACCTGTAAAAGTAAGATTAGTAAAAGGTGCCAACATGGAAATGGAAATGACCGAAGCTTCTCTAGAAGATTGGGAAGTGGCTCCATACACCCAGAAAGTACATACTGATGCTAATTTCAAAAAACTACTTCTACAAGCTCTATCTCTGGATAAACTAAAAGCTTTAAACTTAGGTATTGCTTCACACAATATTTTTGACCTTGCTTTTGGACTTCACTTTGTTCAAAAAAACAACCTTTACGATTATGTAGAGTTTGAAATGCTAGAAGGCATGGCAAACGAAACCGTAAGAAGTTTGGCCTCCCAAAAAGCTCATATTCTTCTTTACACACCTATTGTCAAGAAAGAGAATTACAACTCTGCCATGGCTTATCTGGTACGCAGATTGGACGAAGGAACACAAGACGGCAACTTCCTGAAAGAAGGGTTTGGACTTCAGGTTGATTCTGACAAATGGAATGAAATTAAAAGGCAGTTCTTAAGCTCCGTAGAACTAATTGAAACGGTTTCTACCACAACAAAGAGAGAACAAAACAGAAATACAGAAACCTTTATTCCCCAGGAGAGTTTTTATAACGTTGCCAACACTGACTGGACTTTACAAGTAAATAGAGACTGGATAGAAGGTGTAAGAACTAACTGGCATGAAAACCTTCCTAGCCTAATTCCTGTGGTACCAAAGAGTGACAGTAATGACACCGTTCAGCTTGAAGGTTGGAATGGAATGCCGAATTGGTCATATCAAATGGCATCAGAAAATGATTACCATGATTTTCTAAAAACAGAAACCAACTGGCATAATGAGTCTGTTCAAAAAAGAGCAGAAATATTACGTAACGTGGCGGTGGAAATAGAAAAAAATCGTGGATTACTAATCTCTGTAGCAATAGCCGAACTTGGAAAAACTACCGCAGAGGTGGATGTAGAAGTTTCCGAGGCAGTGGACTTTGCTAATTATTACGCAGAATCTATTCTAAAGCTTTCTGATGAAATTGAAATCACCCATAAAGAGGGAGTCAATCTAATTCTATCTCCTTGGAACTTCCCAGTGGCTATTCCCATAGGTGGAGTTTTGGCTTCTTTAGCAGCTGGTAAAAGAGCAATTCTTAAACCTTCTTCTAATGCTACGGCCACTGCCTATTTGACAAGTAAATGTTTATTTGACGCTGGCATCTCTACTGATATTTTTGCCTTTCTACCTACCGAAGAAAGAAATCTGGACCCGTTCCTAGCAAGTGGAAACACTTTTGACGCAGTCATACTTACAGGAAGCACAGACACTGCTCAGTTTCTATTAAATCGCAATCCAACGCTTAACCTTTTTGCTGAAACTGGGGGTAAAAACAGCACCATAGTATCTGCATTGGCAGATAGAGAGCAAGCCATTAAAAATGTGGTTCAAAGTGCTTTTGGAAATGCAGGTCAAAAATGCTCCGCCACTTCGTTATTGATTTTAGAAGATGAGATTTTTGAGGATGAACACTTCAAAGCCCTTTTAAAAGATGCCGCAGAAAGTAAGTTTCATGGCAACCCTTGGAATTTAGAGACGCAAATCGGTCCATTGGCCGTTCCTATTCCAGAGAAGATTCTACATGTTCTTGAAAATACTGCAGATGAAGATTGGCTAGTAAAACCAGTTAGAAAAGGGGATTTCTTTTTAAGTCCTGGCATCAAATGGGGTATTACTACAGAAAGCTATGAATATCAAAATGAGCTTTTCGGGCCTATTCTTTCTGTAATGAAAGCTAAGAACTTAGAAGAAGCTATTGCCCTAGTAAATGGTGTAGACTACGGCTTAACCTCTGGACTAGAGTCTCTAGACAAAAACGAGGTAGCCATTTGGAAAAGTAAGATAAAAGCAGGTAACCTTTATGTAAACAGACCTACCACTGGTGCCATAGTAGAAAGGCAGCCATTTGGGGGAATGAAAGCTTCTAACTTCGGTTTTGGAATGAAAGCAGGTGGGCTAAACTATGTGCTACAGTTTTTAACTCCTGCCAAGAAAGAAGCAACTTTGGCCGAAGCAGAGAATAGTTATAAAAAATGGGCAACTGAGCTATTTGAAAAGGAAATAGACTACGCCAAACTAAGAGGTCAGTATAACCTAAACAGCTATATGAAACCTGAAAAGGTTCTAATTTTGACTGATGCAAAAACTAGCGATCATGATTTAGAATTGGTCAAAACAGCATGTAAGGTTCTTGGTTTAAAGCAGGAAACTAAGGCTCCTTATGACCTTTCTAAAAATGAAATAAATCATGATACGGTTATCCGTTCTTTGGCTACAGAAAACATGGACGAACTAAGATTATTATGTCATGAAAAATCTGTTCAAATTTATGAAGTAACCCCAAGTCCAAATGGAAGAATTGAGCTTTTAAACTATCTGACAGAGCAAAATTTCTCTTTTAATTTTCACAGATATGGTAATTTATTGGGCGAAGCATAA
- the dacB gene encoding D-alanyl-D-alanine carboxypeptidase/D-alanyl-D-alanine endopeptidase translates to MTFFALILLQFSAIQSELLTDLKRFQVSDGIEHGTVAASIHRVSDNKPVLSFNEEKGVNSASTLKLITTATILNKLGSGFRYKTDLFYTGQISNNSLNGDLLIEGNGDPSFGSERGRNPYDQVLDDIYQTLNTLGIKEINGNIIIDDETVFEFDAPDSWIWGDMGNYYGALPHKFNINENFFRVYFDPGNSVGANATVKNLIPFDPDWQIINLVKTGTSNSGDQVYIYSNPNSEVLILKGTVPLGRKNFPVKGSIPNPAKLFRVELLKMLEKKGIEVADRHLTPLAADLPNSQTERHLIKRFLSQTLEELSQDCNFSSINLYADAFLHTTSLADTGFENFNDALKSLRSHWEERVSDLAGFNPKDGSGLSPSGYITASNMTNILSAMSKEVEYESFLNTIPVLGQEGSVRYKDRQKRTDGRVKAKSGSIESTRAFAGYFTDKQGTDYAFMVAVNRYEPDASSKVRSFLDNFLVKMGTK, encoded by the coding sequence ATGACATTTTTTGCATTAATTCTCCTTCAATTTTCTGCCATACAAAGTGAACTCCTCACCGACCTCAAAAGGTTTCAGGTGAGCGACGGCATAGAACATGGCACCGTAGCAGCATCCATACACCGAGTTTCTGACAACAAACCCGTTCTGTCTTTCAATGAGGAAAAAGGCGTTAACTCCGCCAGTACCTTAAAACTCATCACCACCGCCACCATTTTAAATAAACTAGGCTCTGGCTTTCGTTATAAAACGGATCTCTTTTATACAGGACAAATAAGTAACAACTCGCTAAATGGTGACCTCCTAATTGAAGGAAATGGAGACCCAAGCTTTGGCTCTGAAAGAGGCCGTAACCCCTACGACCAAGTTTTAGATGATATCTATCAAACTTTAAATACATTGGGCATAAAGGAAATAAACGGCAACATCATTATTGATGACGAAACTGTTTTTGAATTTGATGCACCAGATTCTTGGATATGGGGAGACATGGGCAATTACTACGGTGCTCTCCCTCATAAATTCAATATCAATGAAAACTTCTTCCGAGTATATTTTGACCCTGGAAATTCTGTAGGGGCTAATGCTACGGTAAAAAACCTCATTCCTTTTGACCCTGACTGGCAAATAATAAATTTGGTAAAAACAGGTACATCTAATAGCGGCGATCAAGTTTACATTTATAGTAACCCAAATTCTGAGGTATTAATATTAAAAGGTACTGTACCTTTAGGAAGGAAAAACTTTCCAGTAAAAGGCTCTATTCCTAATCCAGCGAAACTGTTTAGGGTTGAGCTCCTTAAAATGCTAGAAAAAAAAGGAATTGAAGTGGCCGACAGGCACTTAACACCTTTGGCGGCGGACTTGCCAAATTCGCAAACGGAAAGGCATCTTATTAAAAGGTTTCTATCCCAAACACTAGAAGAACTCAGTCAAGACTGCAACTTCTCCAGTATAAATCTTTACGCTGATGCTTTCCTTCATACCACCTCATTAGCAGATACGGGATTTGAAAACTTTAATGATGCCCTGAAGTCTTTGCGTTCTCATTGGGAAGAAAGAGTCTCCGACCTTGCTGGATTTAACCCAAAAGATGGCAGTGGCTTATCCCCGTCAGGTTACATTACAGCCAGCAACATGACAAATATTTTATCTGCTATGAGCAAAGAGGTGGAATATGAGTCTTTTCTAAATACCATACCTGTTTTAGGTCAAGAGGGTAGTGTCCGTTACAAAGACCGCCAAAAAAGAACTGATGGAAGGGTTAAAGCTAAAAGTGGTTCCATAGAAAGTACCAGAGCTTTTGCAGGATATTTTACAGACAAACAAGGTACTGATTATGCCTTTATGGTGGCTGTAAATCGGTATGAGCCAGATGCTTCTTCTAAGGTTCGAAGTTTTCTCGATAATTTTTTAGTTAAAATGGGCACTAAATAG
- the ppgK gene encoding polyphosphate--glucose phosphotransferase, whose protein sequence is MQLFGIDVGGSGIKGAPVNLETGELMEERFRVETPRPALPGTMALAVKEVLDHFNWKGPVGVGFPTIVANGQCKSQSNLHKDWVNVHIDKLFKEVCGNNFKVINDADAAGLAEMQYGSGKGQKGLVVTVTLGTGIGSGVFYNGQLIPNFELGHLRYKKNTPVEKYAADSVRKNKNLSNDEWAERLNYFFKYVKRVCSPDLIIVGGGASKKWDKLYPHFSDDINLVVAETRNEAGIIGAAMASIGMAKDA, encoded by the coding sequence ATGCAGTTATTTGGAATTGATGTAGGAGGTTCGGGAATTAAAGGTGCACCTGTGAACTTAGAAACGGGTGAATTAATGGAAGAAAGATTTAGAGTAGAAACTCCCAGACCAGCACTTCCAGGAACTATGGCATTGGCTGTAAAAGAGGTTCTTGACCATTTTAATTGGAAAGGACCCGTTGGTGTTGGCTTCCCAACCATTGTGGCCAATGGTCAATGTAAATCACAAAGTAACCTCCACAAAGACTGGGTTAACGTACACATTGACAAGCTTTTTAAAGAAGTTTGTGGAAACAACTTTAAAGTTATTAATGATGCTGATGCAGCGGGTTTAGCAGAAATGCAATATGGGTCAGGAAAAGGCCAAAAAGGATTAGTAGTAACCGTGACCTTAGGAACTGGAATAGGTTCTGGTGTTTTTTATAATGGTCAACTTATTCCAAACTTCGAACTAGGTCATTTACGATATAAGAAAAATACGCCTGTAGAAAAGTACGCTGCGGATTCTGTAAGAAAAAACAAAAACCTTAGTAATGACGAGTGGGCTGAACGCTTAAATTACTTTTTTAAATACGTAAAAAGAGTTTGCTCACCTGATTTAATAATTGTTGGTGGTGGAGCAAGTAAAAAATGGGATAAACTCTATCCTCATTTCTCTGACGATATAAACTTGGTAGTAGCTGAAACCAGAAATGAAGCAGGTATTATAGGTGCTGCAATGGCCTCTATAGGTATGGCTAAAGACGCTTAA